From one Thermoplasmatales archaeon genomic stretch:
- a CDS encoding rubredoxin translates to MKKYKCVVCGYIYDPEEGDIENGIPPGTPFEALPADWTCPICGAGKEDFEEI, encoded by the coding sequence ATGAAGAAATATAAATGTGTTGTATGTGGATATATATATGATCCAGAAGAAGGCGACATAGAAAATGGCATCCCGCCAGGCACCCCATTTGAGGCTCTACCCGCCGATTGGACATGCCCAATCTGTGGGGCGGGCAAGGAAGATTTTGAAGAAATATGA
- a CDS encoding FprA family A-type flavoprotein — protein MSREIKKDIYYVGAIDWHRRLFDELIPLPDGTTYNSYLIRDEKIVLIDTVDPKKENELVENLEEIGIHRIDYIIANHAEQDHSGSLPAIISRYKEAKILTNERCKEFLKDLLLIPDERFITIKDKQEISIGHRKLKFFLTPWTHWPETMITYDMEDKILFTCDLFGSHLATSNIFSRDEKLYSAAKRYYAEIMMPFRNKIKDYISSIEKMDIEIIAPSHGPIYREPEFILNAYKEWVSDNVKNEVVIAYVSMHGSVEKAISHLTNELIKRGIEVKPFNLTKTDIGELAVSLVDCATLIVASPTVLGGLHPAAMHALYLVSLLRPKARHLYLIASYGWGSNVMKQLENMGIRLTGSLIIKGYPKEKDLHAIREMAEEIEKKHSGL, from the coding sequence ATGAGCAGAGAGATAAAAAAGGATATATATTATGTGGGGGCAATTGACTGGCATCGCAGGCTGTTTGATGAGCTTATCCCTTTGCCAGATGGTACAACTTATAATTCATATTTGATAAGAGATGAAAAAATTGTTCTTATTGATACAGTTGATCCTAAAAAAGAAAATGAACTGGTTGAAAACCTTGAAGAAATAGGAATTCATAGAATAGATTATATCATTGCAAACCATGCAGAGCAGGATCACTCTGGTTCCCTGCCAGCAATAATTTCAAGATATAAAGAAGCGAAGATTTTAACAAATGAAAGATGCAAGGAATTTTTGAAAGATTTGCTCCTTATACCTGATGAAAGATTTATTACGATTAAAGATAAACAGGAAATATCAATAGGACATAGGAAATTGAAATTTTTCCTTACTCCATGGACCCACTGGCCAGAGACAATGATTACCTATGACATGGAAGACAAAATTCTTTTTACATGCGATTTGTTTGGCTCACATCTTGCAACGAGCAACATCTTCTCCAGAGATGAAAAATTATATTCAGCGGCAAAAAGATATTATGCAGAGATAATGATGCCATTCAGAAATAAAATAAAAGATTATATTTCCAGTATAGAAAAAATGGATATTGAAATAATTGCACCGAGCCATGGTCCAATATACAGAGAACCAGAATTTATATTAAATGCTTACAAGGAATGGGTTTCAGATAATGTAAAAAATGAGGTTGTTATAGCTTATGTTTCAATGCACGGAAGTGTTGAAAAAGCGATTTCTCATCTTACAAATGAATTGATAAAAAGAGGAATTGAAGTCAAGCCTTTTAATCTCACAAAAACAGATATAGGCGAGCTCGCAGTTTCACTTGTTGATTGTGCAACCCTTATAGTTGCATCTCCAACAGTGTTGGGCGGCCTGCATCCCGCAGCCATGCATGCGTTGTATCTTGTATCGTTACTCCGCCCCAAGGCAAGGCATCTATATCTTATTGCCTCATATGGTTGGGGAAGCAATGTGATGAAGCAGTTGGAAAATATGGGAATAAGACTCACTGGCTCGTTGATAATAAAGGGCTATCCCAAGGAGAAGGATCTGCATGCTATAAGAGAAATGGCTGAGGAAATAGAAAAGAAGCATTCTGGATTATGA
- a CDS encoding pyridoxal phosphate-dependent aminotransferase translates to MYLSSLVREMINEPSPIRQIMKMASRQNIINMGLDPDEVISFGGGWVGHHSPEILREEYMEICQDRKKFHESGAYSPTLGFDECREAISKMEKELFDVKTEKENIIVGQSSTQLAHDLFISLLDKEDKILIFDPTYANYNGQIKLANKDAKIIRLKVLDEEEWKYKPDYELSEEFKDIYYKEKPKLIIFPSPDNPSSQVFSDGFVKTILDISHENKTYLIIDYAYKTQCFIKPPAYFSFGPSDYPELIALHSNSKWGRGLGRRLGWLIANEEVIEAMERVQQCTILCPDTMHQMAFTSYIEKSIQDKSLKKYIEKIKNDYKKAAEVTVNCIKEYLNMPCLTPQGGLYTLMKVNEDGEEFVKRILKKTGVLFIPGKGFGDTLKQGVRISYGPLVENLNLIEEGLKRVANCIR, encoded by the coding sequence ATGTATTTATCCAGCCTTGTAAGGGAAATGATTAACGAGCCGTCGCCTATCCGCCAGATAATGAAAATGGCCAGCAGACAGAATATTATAAATATGGGGCTTGACCCTGATGAAGTAATTTCTTTTGGAGGGGGATGGGTAGGACATCACTCACCTGAGATATTAAGGGAGGAGTATATGGAGATATGCCAAGACAGAAAAAAGTTTCATGAATCGGGAGCATACAGTCCTACTCTTGGATTTGATGAATGCAGGGAAGCAATTTCAAAAATGGAAAAGGAGCTATTTGATGTTAAAACTGAAAAGGAAAATATTATTGTCGGGCAGTCTTCAACCCAGCTTGCCCATGATTTATTTATCTCGCTTCTTGATAAGGAAGATAAAATTTTAATTTTTGACCCGACATATGCAAATTATAACGGGCAGATAAAATTAGCAAATAAAGATGCAAAAATAATAAGACTTAAAGTTCTTGATGAAGAGGAATGGAAATATAAGCCAGATTATGAATTATCTGAGGAGTTTAAGGATATCTACTATAAAGAGAAGCCAAAATTAATTATTTTTCCATCCCCCGATAATCCTTCATCACAGGTTTTTAGTGACGGATTTGTAAAAACAATTTTGGACATTTCCCATGAAAACAAAACTTATCTTATAATAGATTATGCATACAAAACACAGTGCTTTATAAAACCTCCAGCCTACTTTTCCTTTGGCCCATCGGACTATCCTGAGTTAATTGCACTGCATAGCAATTCAAAATGGGGGCGCGGACTGGGAAGAAGATTGGGATGGCTCATTGCAAACGAAGAAGTGATTGAGGCGATGGAAAGGGTTCAGCAATGCACGATATTATGCCCTGATACGATGCATCAAATGGCTTTTACCTCATACATCGAAAAATCAATACAAGATAAAAGTTTGAAGAAATACATAGAAAAGATAAAAAATGATTATAAGAAGGCGGCAGAAGTCACCGTTAATTGCATAAAAGAATATCTGAATATGCCATGCCTCACGCCGCAGGGAGGGCTTTATACCCTTATGAAAGTAAATGAAGACGGAGAAGAATTTGTAAAGAGAATTTTAAAGAAAACAGGCGTTCTTTTTATTCCAGGAAAAGGCTTTGGAGATACCTTAAAACAAGGAGTAAGAATAAGTTATGGTCCGCTTGTTGAAAATCTTAATTTAATAGAGGAAGGTTTAAAGAGGGTTGCAAATTGCATCAGATAA